The genomic segment cttCGATGCTGTTCAGGTGCAAACTTCCAAAACTTGCGCTCTTCAACTTTGAAGTAAGTCTTGTACTTGACTTGCGAGTGATCCCCACAAAAGAAGACTGCATTGTTGAGTTATTTTCTTGCAAGGTGAGCTTTGATCCTACATTTTAGATACTGTAAGGTAAAAGTAAGGTGGGGGTAAAATGTTTGCTTACAGTGAAgaggaaaaatgaaaagaaaaggaaataaatgcAAAGAACTCATTTAGCATTCAGAACCTGTCAGCAGAGTTTATATTTTGCAAGTACACTGCTAAGTTCTACTGAAAATTTATGTCATCCAAAAAATGCATCATCCAGTGATTCATCTTAGCGTTGAAGCCTCTATAGCAAAAGTGAAGAATGCTCAAAATTTGAACAGATTAATCTATGAAAATTACACTGTATGGAAAGACATCAGTGCTCTGTCATGCTGATTTCTAGTTGGTCACAAATCAGAAGCATACACATTAATAAGTAACATCAATATCAAAATGCTAATTTTTGCTATTGTGCTTATTAGATGAGAATGAGAATGTCTATTTTCACTGAATCCTGAAAATGAAAGATTTTTCAAGTATTACAAAGAAAATGGTTACTGTTATTCATATTCTGTTTGATGACTATTGAAAATTGCATATATACTTGTTGCTAAAATTGTATGCAGTTCAAGGGTTCAGATGTTGTGGAAcgccaaaatgaccatttttcagGTACTTATTATGGCATTTGTATACCTTTGAGCGAATATAGGTTTGGTTTTATTTAGAGTGACAGATGTTGTTTAGATGGACTAAAATGCTTGTTTCATAGTGTTAAACCTATTGTTTGAAAACCAatcattttaaacttaaaatgtaTGCCCTTTTGGATTTTAAAGACTATGGCTAAACTTTTCATTTGGTCCCTAGCTGCTATCCTCTTATCACTCAATTGGATACAAACTATAGCTACAAGTTTTGTGTTTTAATAGGAAAGATTTTGAAGGTCGTCCCTGACTTGCTATCTGCTTGGTTATGGGTTAAAACCTTGAAACAGCCTTTGTGAACAGGGGAAGGCAGCATACATTAGACCTGCCCCTATTTATAGCCAAGATCCTTGTGCACTGGGTACGACCTGTTTTTTGTGTGTGCTTAGATAGATTTCATTCGGTTGTATCTTTGATAACAGAATTAAGATGGACGGCCTATGaagatttttcttttcaaaatatttaagaaTGCATGTTGTGCTATATAAAGCGAGTATTTGGTACCATGTTGTAACtattaatgttgctttgaattttGCAGCTACTATGATAAATCATATTACTTGGGACACAAATATGTCTGAAGCATTTTAGAGGTTGATGTGAAGTTGAATCTATGTCTTGAGGTTTTTATCTTATTGGCTTCAAAGATCATGATAGTTACCTGGATATTTAACTTCAATTCTGCCCCGTGACAACATTGTTCTTTTGGGTTGTTTAGAATATCCATCTGTATATGTTTTTGCCTTCCAAAAGGCAAGCACAGGTAGTGAGTTATCTTTGCAAGCAAAATGTTGATGTTGGTGCTGCTGCCATGGATGGCATGGGTGCGATTCATTTTGCGGCGCAGAAAGGACATCTAGAGGTTGTCTGAACTCTGCTTTCATCAGGAGTTTTAGTGAGAGCCACTAATCGCAAGGGATTCACTCCACTTCACTATACTGTTCAAGGGTCCCATCTGGAAGTAATCAAAGTCTTATTAAAGAAAGGTGCAAGTGGCTAGCAATTTGATAGCAGATGGTGAATCAGTTAATGCAACGCTAACAGTCGGAGTAGTGTTTTATGATTAGATTATTTAGGCTAAGTTTTGGTTTTTGTGTGTTTTGATTTGAACCCAGCAAGCTTCTTGACAGCAGACATTGCCATTTTTTAGTTGTAAGTGGCTAGCAATTTGATAGCAGATGCACTTAAGCAGTTACGCCAAACACAGTCTATAACAATTTACTAAGGATTTGGAATATGTCTTGTCTTTTGTTTAACATTTTGGTCTTGCTGAAtctgtttaaaagatccaaagtttCATATTGGTAGGTAAATACAtcttatatgttttaaataaatgaatagattagtattttttaattgtggtttggaagctaaaTTTATAAGTATTCAacccttgtttttatttttttaacacaattacaaataatttatttgactttggttattttcaatttatgacggttaatattgtagcttaataattgagtattattatatatttaatttgatttatttatttataaataaatcattgcaatatatgtaaaaataatttaaatataaatatttattaatatatattaatatatgtaaaaataaattttccggaaaatattttcaggaaatctgccaaacagcagaaaatattttacacagattcaatcaaacaccaaaaaatattttccaataagtcattttacagaaaagtaaaaccttttccagaaatcattttacggaaaatattttactggcaatcaaacggacccataatttcgtttgtaatattcaatttattatgAATGGAAGAGTAgtatgtaattttcgctatcaacttatattgacagggtacgagatcaataaggaccgttttcatgagatgttggcgaTTTTACGGTCAGTTAACTATCAAGGCACAAACTGCCTCTACAACATACCTTTCGATTAGTGGACACAAGCATATGACGgtggcctacgatatggtcatatgaacttaaacctggctgaatgcataaattataTTCTAAAAAGAAGGCGTCATTTGCTGATAACCTCGGTTGTgcagaaaatatatttttgtttgacggtactatttccaaagcgagcagcgagTTATAAAGGCTAAATatagggaggccatgtatggtgtcGGAAGGTATTGCAAAAATTTAACAAGGCGAATGCGCTAGCCAACACCATGCATACAGTATGTCACAATCACGACAACATATAGTTTTGTGTGACAGAGTTCGACAGACCAGACCAAGATATTACTGACGGGTAATATTATGTACGCCAGAGAAATAAGACTTACGACTATGGGATatttgacgcacttcgttatccatgcgctcatgcaattgcagcttgtcagaatctctaTTTGGATCCAATGAGCTATGTTGACGATGTGTACAAAATAGAAGACATGCACAACGTGTAGAGACATGTATTCCCACTGGTCATAGATGAATGTAAGTGACTGTCTGTATCGCTTGCTCCATTTAagttgttaccggatagagaattgcgtcgtaAACCAAAATACGTGATAATATGGATATCAGGGAAAGAACGAACCAACAGAAGTTGtacggatggtgtaggaacctagGTCATACAATTCGAACATGTTCAAATCgaaatagttgataattgcttaaatgaaactatgttacattatttttattgccttattcaaaataacttctattttattaaataggacaaaatataaaaataatttactattaaaatattcaaaaaaaacttttattttattaaataaaataatataaaaatagtttgtacaaatatatgaaaaaatcaATGCATATGCCAGTCGAAATTAGTGCCACATGGGGGTGGTCAACGGTTACGCGTTAGGTTCCTTCTTGGTTCAGCTTCTAGCGAGGGTTGTGGTTGTTCTGGTTATGGGTGTTGGAAGGATAACCCACTTTAATAGAACAAAAAATGCGAACGTGTTTGCATTACCCACTGTGGAGGTAtttgaatcccataaggcgaTGGGGATTGGAAATGAGAAAAGCTCCCCACAGTGCCTCGTACGATCCCTCCTACGATGATGGCATACATATCGTCAGTTGAGTCGAAGTCATCAGGAAAAGAAATGCACCGGTCCATGCATTCCAACTTGGCATAGGATTGAGAAAATgaaacatataagggctaggatacgcacctgaCATAATCTGAAGGGGCTGTGGTGTGGGCGTCATCGCTTAAGGCGTTGGGCCCGATGATTGTGTGGGCACTGTTGATGGGCTCGCTCCGTCATCCCTTCTTCTTGGATATAAAGGGCCCAATTGTTCCCTTTCGACAGGAATTTATCGATGCCTCTGCTCTTTCGAGagcaaatatggcttgccatggatcctaaaccatggcatgtaatcCGACGCACACGTTAACTCTAGAACGATGATCGGTTTGTGAGTAGGTATATGATCGTACTGATTTTCCCACATTTCTATATATTCCGAGAAGAATAACGACCAATGTGTATTCGATTACCGTAAGTTGATTTTGTGCTCATCATCGAACACCTCAGGTGTCACAGAAATCGATTGTCGGAATCTAAATTGCCACAATACTTTATTCGTCTGGTGCATCTCGACAGTAACATAGTTAACCAATAGGaccttaacatgccaaatgttcagattttgaaagaattcatctGGAATTACTGCTCGAAttgtcggatcctcgtatggtatccattgaaactatatgaacatgataaaaatattagttatatacataatattaaatactaaGTACGAAACGACTATGTTATACTTACATgcgcttccgaccgttggtctaatagaagtcaTATGTCTTCAAGAGCAgtaggtattccaacataactcgccgAATAGtaccacctaattaaataaatttttagtataaaattatattttaaatctatgtaataattttaaaatctaatataaattttaccacattataagtgggaatgtatatgggtggttcacttaAAGACGTAAAAATAGAAAGCGAACCTGAGCCTATGATTGTAGGAGTGATAGGCAAcatttgattttggttttatttggtTTCATCtccccgcacatctcccggtacaatgttgccaacacggtaGACCCCCAACTAAGTTCgtcagctgctctaaaatcaacgagtttagCAGTCATctcagatgtacgaggtttcgtgacaagtctggcatcagataacctctaaAGATCTCAAAGATGTATTCCTGAAtatatcgtattctttctacttcagtcGAATCATTCCCCAGCTCCGGGAATGTTTCTCGTAACCAGCTCATCTTGATCCGACCTCCGTAAATATTATCCAGAATCGCACCCAAAATATTGTAGCATATGGCTCCCCAATCAGCAAATTGAGCTAACCCGATAAGTACGAATCCATCCACCGGTAATCCTAATTGTAACTGCACGTCCTCCAAAGTGATGGTACACTCttcgcatggaagatggaatatGTGCATCTCGGGTATCCATCTTTCTATGAAAGCGCTGATGAGTTTCGAGTCCAACTTGCACCCTCGGCCTATATTGGCCACGTGTCAAAAACCCATTTTGAGTACTAGACATATTAcaaatataacattgtaacacccgatctacagactgttataaaaaattataaaataaaaattaattaaaattacatgaataaaaaaatattaaataatattcaaaaattgaaattaaccaTTTTCATTTATTCGAAagagatatgtttatgatcgagacgaattaattctccggccattgctaacatgatcaaatatattagaaattataaaaaaataatgctaatttagaaaaaaaattaaagaaaatagttaattaaagagagctttgagaaatatAGGGAAAATTTTGAGAGCTTTTTTGAGAATTTTTGAAGAAATGCTTGTGTGAAAAAAAAGGAGGGGggattttatagttttttttttaccgttggaccccccaacgatcaaatttttaaatgactGTTGGGGGTTAAAAACATGGGCTAAAATGCGTCTCTAAGGGAGTGCTTTTGTCATGTTAGCAAAGCACGTCCACGTCAATACATTTTTTACTGACATGGCTAAATTGCTCACTCAAGGACGCGTTTTGCTGGAATTTTCCCTTAAAACGCTTTTACGTGGACATGTTTTAGTGTTTTCAGCCATTctggtaaataataaataaagtggCCCATATTCATAAATAAAGTGGGAAATGGCCTTTTATTGGTAAAATGATCAGTAAtttaagagttttttaatatattaagctatttatttttatttctctagGTGCATGAAGTTTAAGTCGCAATTTTGAATCTAAATCAATATTTTATCATAGACCAGTGAGGTTTCATTCTTCcatattaattaaacaaattacaaaaatatcataaaaaaaactaaaaagtaaAAAACTATAAAACTCGATTCAATCATCAGTTCAATCGATTTTTAATCCGGTTCATATCGATTCACAAGTCAATTGATTCTTTACCTTATTTCGAACCAATGTATTGGTTGGTCCAATTCGGTTTCatcaatcttgatataaatgtAGTATAAATTAGGTTTActattatattttactattatttattaatatgtgtATGAGAAGGTTATTTTTTAGAATGTTGTTTTTTTAGGAGTATTTCGACATTAATAGGtgtcaattttctttattttgttaaataacgTGCAGGATCTATGTCCAATCATTTCGTGATGATGAATGGTTAGTACCATGAACTCGACACTAGTGGCTGTCGAGGTCCTGATGATAGCAAGATTACATTTTACGAATATTGCCCTTGTATGCAGAGTGCTATATTTTTTAATGGTCTAAAACCCTATATTCTTTCTCACAgatgccatgattttccatgacCATCTGTTGTTACACATTACGCACTTGGCCTCAAATTTCTCCAATTGGGATTTTGTAACGTAGAAGTTTACCCCATGCTTTATGTTGTATTGCTTCATTGCAGCAACAAAAGCATCTTTTGAGGAAAATTTCATGCAAACTTGTAAATTGCCGACATCTAATGAAGAACTCGCATGGCCCAGTCTTTTATGAATGAGTTCTGGAAATTTTAACCCACTTTCAGCATTGAGGTCGACATTATGTATGTAGGTCGGAGGTGCATATGCCATGTCAACTGAAAACGCTTCCTGTGGGGCACGTTTTCACCCCTCTTTTTTTCAACTAACCCTTTAACCCGTAAAAACTTTCCAGAAACCAAGAATCCTTGTCCTCAATTTTCAGACATCCCGGGAATCCTGAGATAATTTCAAATACTCGTGGTacatgttttgttttcttttcactTCTTGTCCGACTGTTTGCCTATATAAGAAGGGTTTCCTTCCCTTACTCCATAAACTCTCTCGGCCACCACCCCTCAACCCTAAAAAATTATctcttcaattatttttttcaatgttaaaatttttcgATGGAAAGATTTATGTGTGTTTGAGGGAGACATTGTGCTAGCTTTAAGGTGTGGTTGAGTTCACAATAATGCGGTGGCACTTGAAGACCCATGCATTTCATTTTCTATGTCAAGATGAAACTATTGCCTTAGAAGCTCATCACATTGCAACTCGGGCTCAGACTTCGTGGTGCTTATTCAGTCACGGGTTGAAATATAACTACGGCTCGTACTTGATGAATGTTAATGTGCAATCCCGAGTTAGAGTATAACTTGAGAGCCCTATTGATAGTGGTTATGCGGTCACGGGTTCAAGTTTCACCTCACCAGAAGAATACGGTTTGTAAACCCCATATATAAGTTTGACATCATAATCATATGGAAAAACTTAGGGGCTTTCTAGTATAATCACCTTAATTTTTTTCTCCGCTTCCACCAAACGTAGTATTATTAACCTCTATCTTTTCCAAAACCTGTGATGGAGTTGGGGGCAAGAGGACTCTTATGGGGGAGTGATTATGGCATTGGAGAAAATGTGAATGTCCTTTCAGGGCAACAATGATTGTTGTGattaaagaactcattaataactacaatcgCTACCCCTCAACTTGAGTTTTACCTTCTCTTAACCATCATAATCACTCCTCCTAAGAGTCCTCTTGCATCCAACTCTGTCACAGGTTTTGGGTAAGGAGGTTAATGATACTACTTTTGGTAGAGATGGGGAAAAAGATTAATTTGATTATACTGGAAAGCACTTCagtttttccctatgattatgatCTCAAACTTATGTATCGGGTTTACAAATCATCCTCTTCTGATGAGATGAAACTCGAACTAGTGACCACATAACCACTATCAACCGAGCTCTCGAGTTATAGTCCAACTCGTGACCGTACATTAACATTCGTCAAGTACGAGCCATAGTTATACTTCAACTCGTGACCGTATAAGCACTTTGAACTTAGAGCCTCAGTTGCAATGTGATGGGCTTCTAAAGCAATGGTTCCATCCCGACATGACAAATGAAATGTATAGGTCTCCGAGCGCTATCGTATCACCGTCAACTCAAATATACCTTTAAGCTTTCATAATGTCTacctcaaacacaaacacaaataaatttGTTCCTACAAATTTCCAACCCTAAACCCTACAAAAAATcgtaaatcttaaaaaaattgatCGAGAAAGTTTTCACTTCTCTCTCCAAAATCGACCTATTTCCCTAAATATCCCAGAAATCGgttcaaaaccataatttttttaataaatggctttttttaatcaaaatcgGCCAAAGAAATTGACACTTAGAGTAAGTAATTGACACTTATTTACAAATATGGTAGTGTTCTCTCCTTTGAGTAAACTCTAAAGAGCTTATGAAAATAGTAAAGAAATTTACACTTAGAGTAAGTAATTGACACTTATTTATAGATATGGTAGTATTCTCTAGTTAATGTAGgattaaaattaacattttaataaaaatagtgaaaaaattgACACTTATTTATAGGATAAGTGTGAGCATGAAAGTGTTCTCTGGCCAAGGtgggattaaaattaactttttaatgaaaataatgaagaaatgaGCTATGGAGTATTTTTTTAGTCAATGtgagattaaaattaactttttaataaaaatgttgaaGAAATTTCCACATTTAATAAGATAAATGTGAGATACAAGAGTGTTCTCTAGTCAATATAGGATTAAAAttaattctttaataaaaatGGAGAATAGGTGAGCTATGAAAGTGTTCTCTAATTAATGTAggattaaaaataacattttgataaaaataatgaagaaattgacacattaaaaataatgaataaaatgacTCTTTTATATAGGGTAAGTGTGAACATAAGAATATTCTCTAGTCAACTTCactaatacaaaattaaatttcatatcaaatttcACTGCTAGAGTGACCAATCTCACTACCAACCATATTTTTAGCCTTACCGGAAATATTTCTAAACTACAATTTGGTCGACATTTAAAACCTTAAAAGCTCTCCTTCGCAATGATGTGAGCAAGAACACGTATAAGGTCGGTGTTACTTATCTAAACTACGATTTGGCCGACGTTCAAAACCTTAAAGCCTTCCGTACGAATGTTCTTTATCAAGAAAACAACATTTATCGTTCGGTCATCGGTGTAACGTATGCTCGAATTTTGCATGCAGCTGTACATGGAAACAGGCTTTTGAGTTACATAAATCATGGCTTCTTCCATCTCTCACACCTTTATACATGACTTGCTGGTTCAATTGTTTGAAGAGCGTTGTGTTTAAGAATTGTTCTTTTGGGTAAAATCAAGAGAGATGAGTCGTTGGTTTGTGATGTGCCTTTTCTTAATTTCCCTATGCTTTGCTCTCTGCGTCCATTCACAAAGCCCTCCACAGCAGGTGGGATCTCCCTCTCCAACTCCTTCGGTTGGTGGTAGTCCAGGGTCGGGAGGTGGAGGCGGCGGTGGTGGAGGTAGTGGTTCATCAGGTGGCTCTGGGTATGGTTCAGGAAGTGGTGGTGGTACTGGAAGTGGGGGTAGTGGAGGGCACGGAGGCGGAAGCGGTGGAGGTAGCAGCAGTGGGCGTGGTAGCAGTGGCGGTGGCTACGGCTTCGGAAGTGGAAGTGGAAGCAGTGGAGGCAGTGGTGGTGGAGATGATGGCGGCAGCATGCCTAGGAAGGTTGGGAAGAATACTTAATCAGGCTCCTGATAGAAGCGATAAAAAGTACTAGTGTTCCCTTTCCTATATATGTTTAAACGTATTGTGGAAACTACTTTGTGTATACTTAAGTTCGTGTTTTTCGTTGCTTGTTAAGTGTTAATCAAGTAGTTAAAGCTTGTACATGCAGGAGCATGTTGTGTTTTacgaataaaacaaattaaataatgtgATAATATTTTTTACATTGTCAATGGTCTAGTTTTTAAacgtatataataaaatattaaaaataaataaatattaaaaaaattatacatgacATTTTTTAAAGTgcttatgaaataaataaaaatacactttaaataattagatatttcacaatttttatatataactaaAAAATCTATCACGTGAAAATTAAATACTTGAAACACAGATGttagtttaaaattaatatattaaaatatatggtTGGAAACTAactaataataatacatgaaatatatatgatattaaaataaaaatagattaaattatgagtaaaatgaaatttaaatatgtaaatgcatcatattaagaatattaaaggtagcttttattttctttttctgaaTAAAAAAGaatactaattattttttatggtgttGTTATCAATTTTAAATCTATGTCGAGTTTACTTACATTACCAATATAATATTGATGGAGTATAAAACAATTAATATGtagatattattttaaaattaagctttggtttaatgattaaattgatattttattaatgtaaaatagcatggatttattattttaattgaccttttaaaataaaaataaaaggacttaGGTACCATCAATTAATATAactcattttaattattaaaatattttcgtAATATCTCTTAATTAACTCgtgatttattattaaatttgggCCTTTAGGCTTCCGAGAATTACTAGTTTTTTATAGGTTGAATTGTACTTCCCTAAATTACATAGCTTTCGAATTAGACAATTCAAACTAGAAGTTTGATAATTGCCAACAGTTTCTTGGTGGAATATCTGACTCAAATGTAATCATagtgtacaagcccaatttttaaAACTCGGGCCCAATTACAATACAAAACTCGAATAGCCCAACAACCCAAATTTAGCCCCTAACAGACCTAACCCAGCAAAACCAAGCCCAACTAACCTACCCAATAACCCACAAGCCCAATTACAAAACTAGCCCAATACCCTAGCCCATCCTTCCCAAAAAAATATCTGCCCAGGGTTTCAGAGActgaaaccctaggcgccgccCTTTTTGACCTTTGGTCTCTGCCACCGCCACTCCGCGCCGCACCTACCACCACCTGCTCCCATCACCACTGGCATCTGCAAAGGAGAAAGAAGCAAggaaaaaatatatcaaaaacagTAACAAAAAATGGGCTATAAAAGCCGATTGTAACTCAATTTGGGggggcttttttttttcttcttcttttttcgaCCTTTGTAACGCATATTAGCAGAGAAatatagaaacaaaaaaaaagatttaaggtgaatcctttttatttttctttcttttcttttcgttttttttatttcgtttttcatcttctttttttgttttacatacataaataaaaataaagggaaacgaaaaaataaaagaagaagaaaaccttACCTGTGCCGCGCCGGAGGAGGAGGAGACGGACGGTTACTCCTCGTTTGGCGGGGTTGGGCTCACCTTTCACAAGATTCGGCGTTGGATCCGTGTTTAAGAGGCCTTCGGCTTCAAAAAGGAACTGGAAAGGTTCCATTTTGAACCTCCGGCCGCCACACGAGGTGGCGCCTCGGCGAAGGTTCGCCGGAGCCCTAGACCGGCCCCTTGGCCGGAGAGAATGAGGGAGAGAGAGCTTCTCTTtgtgtttttttaagaaaaatggtttttaaaccttttttttttaggtttttctagtatttatattaattttaaaacggcgccgttttgggtaagggggatccgcgcgtcgacccgatccgacccgaaggatccgcgtgtttttaatctTTGGGCTATTTACGCGCGCAGTCCCTCCAATTTGTGGCGtgcttcaatttggtcctatttcgctatttccttttatttttaatttggccacaAAGTTTTATTTTTGCTTCAATTTAGTCTATTGCTACGCCGCGTTTTGATGGCTTcggtttatttactattttggtcCCCCTCTTTCAGTGCAGgtcacaatttggtccttttagtttttttatttttgcaatctAGCCCagtattttgttttcatttcgaCTTAgtccctttttttattattattatttagttcattgtttttattgctattattattaatgttattattattgtttctacatttcctattatattatcattattattatataagtgcatatatatatcttatataatttatttaatacatataaatactcatattttatctattttataatttataaaagtatctatatatctatatatacacTTACATATACTTTATACTTTCAAATATACCTTGTATATATTCTTTACATTTTATGACtaatatatacttacatatatatacttttatatatttaatgattattatatatgtatatatgtatgtacatacaCTTACATAATTTTTAATGTACAATAATTCCGAAATATGTACACATACACATGTTCTTCATATTctcattgttttatttatatatatatatgtgtgtgtttatatatttttatatttgcatCATGTTGTTaattttgctcatttatttgcATGTTTATTATTGTTTGTTTTCTTACTTTAGTTCCTAATTATTTGTTACCTTGCCCGTatgattgtttttattatttattgttttgcttgtatcattttatttacattgacatcattatcattattttacatccattttactcgaatttatcaagaacaaaaatttcaaaataaaagcaacactcggtatttgggatcttcgagagaatcgagccctaacgtattgcgttccgattttttttgttgaatctaaataatcgaggttattttttaaaaaaataaataaataaaagctcattattgggaattcaatatgtcgtgtcctaacgcattggatgtgacacgttgttttTTAGAGATGAGGATTTTCTTAAAAACAACCAAGGCAATATTCAATATTCGGAATGTTGAGAAATGGTgctctaacgtattgggttgcgatttcctcaTCTGAATCGaataattgaatatcctttttttaatttttatcataggAGTTTTTTAATATAAGCAACCTATTTTATACAAGTCATTTTAagacaaaggatcgtattttaaatttttaaattttccaattttcgacattaagacattgactaatcaactaggtaccaatttctgggcgttacgagggtgctaatccttcctcgtacgtaatcgactctcgaacccgtttttctaGATTTCGTgaaccaaaatcattgttttaataaaattaaaaccgtttattaaaaacaaccacatttcgaggtgatccaatcacacctcataaaaaagggattggtggcgactcccgtttcatttttcaaaacccaagtcgaccccgtttctccatccaaaaaatggtgtcaacacataGAAACTGTTTAATTgcatataaataaagaaataacatCATTTCTTTATTAGAATGGATGAGATTTTCaccatcctttttttctttttaaatacattaaaagaaaatgtaaaataacttagaagaacaagaaaattttcaaattttcgagaTAAAGTTCTTTCTTCCTTATACTTTTTATTAGGATTAATGTGATACAAATTTTAATAGT from the Gossypium hirsutum isolate 1008001.06 chromosome D09, Gossypium_hirsutum_v2.1, whole genome shotgun sequence genome contains:
- the LOC107892664 gene encoding putative glycine-rich cell wall structural protein 1, yielding MSRWFVMCLFLISLCFALCVHSQSPPQQVGSPSPTPSVGGSPGSGGGGGGGGGSGSSGGSGYGSGSGGGTGSGGSGGHGGGSGGGSSSGRGSSGGGYGFGSGSGSSGGSGGGDDGGSMPRKVGKNT